The Haloplanus natans DSM 17983 DNA segment AGTTGGGCATCAGATCGAGCAGGTCGGCGTCGACATCCGCGTACATCACGATGACACCGTCGGGATCGGCGTCGGCGAGGACGGTTTCGAGCGGGTCGTCGCGCGTCTCGGCGTCGACCAGTTCGGCGTCGACCTCGTCGAGGATGGCACGCTCGATGTCGAGGTCGGCGAAAGTGTGGTCGGTGAAGACGACGGTGTGGCGCATGGCTCGCCAATCAGCGGCCAAAAAGTAGTATGTGTCGAACGATGGGTGGCGACCACGCTCACGACCGATTCGAGCGCGTCGGGGCCGGCGGACGAAACCAAACACCGAAGCGGGATGCCCGCGAACCCCCTCGTCATGTTCGACGAGATCATGGGGAAATTCGAGGGGAGCCCGAGTCAACAGGCGGTGATCCGCCTCCTCCTCGAACGGGGCTTCTCCGTCAACGACGAGGGGCGAGTCGTCTCCGGCGGGATCGAGATTCCCAACACGGGAATCGCCCGCGAGATCGGCGTCGACCGCCGTGTCGTCGATTCGACGACCGATGTCATCCTCGGAGACCCCGAACTCCGCCGTATCTTCCAGAACATCACGGCCATCCCGAGCCTGATGGATCTAGCGCCCGTCTTGGACCTCTCGGTGCTCACGGTCTGGGTCGACGACGAGACGGAGTCGGGCATCGTCGCCGACGTGACGACGGCCATCGCGGACCGCGGCATCTCGATCAGGCAGGTGATCAGCGAGGACCCCGAGTTCGTCGACGACCCCAAACTGTACGTCATCACCGACGCCGCCCTGCCGGGGGACCTCCTGGTCGAGATTCGCGAGTTGCCGTACGTCCGCCGGGTCGAGTTCTGATGGGCGAGGCGTTTCTCACCGTCGCGGAGCGGGCACAGGCCGATTTCGAGGTGAAGGGCTCGGAGTTCATCGGCCACGTCGCCCCCGCCGACTCCGTCGCGGCCGCCGAGGCGTTCGCGAGCGAGGTGCGCGAGGCGTACGCAGACGCGACACACAACGTGCCCGCCTACCGCGTTCCGACGGGCGACGGCGGTATGCTCCGCGAGTGGTCGAGCGACGACGGCGAACCCACCGGGTCCGCGGGCAACCCCGCGCTGAACGTCCTCGTCCAGCGCGACCTGCGAAACGTCGTCGCGGTCGTCACCCGCTACTACGGCGGCGTCAACCTCGGCGTCGGCGGATTGGCGCGGGCGTACGCCCGGGGCGTGAGCGACGCGGTGGCGGCGGCGGGCGTCGTCGAGGAACGACCCCACGAGCGGTTCGTCGCCACGGTCGACTACGACGACTCCGGCACCGTTCGCGGCATCCTCGAAAGCGCCGGCGTCGAGTTCGACGCCACCTACGAGGCACGGGCGAGTTTCGAGGTGCGCGTCCCCGTCGAGGACGGGGCGGGGCTCCGGGACC contains these protein-coding regions:
- a CDS encoding amino acid-binding protein — translated: MFDEIMGKFEGSPSQQAVIRLLLERGFSVNDEGRVVSGGIEIPNTGIAREIGVDRRVVDSTTDVILGDPELRRIFQNITAIPSLMDLAPVLDLSVLTVWVDDETESGIVADVTTAIADRGISIRQVISEDPEFVDDPKLYVITDAALPGDLLVEIRELPYVRRVEF
- a CDS encoding IMPACT family protein produces the protein MGEAFLTVAERAQADFEVKGSEFIGHVAPADSVAAAEAFASEVREAYADATHNVPAYRVPTGDGGMLREWSSDDGEPTGSAGNPALNVLVQRDLRNVVAVVTRYYGGVNLGVGGLARAYARGVSDAVAAAGVVEERPHERFVATVDYDDSGTVRGILESAGVEFDATYEARASFEVRVPVEDGAGLRDRLRSATGGRVELS